The Streptomyces sp. NBC_00670 genome window below encodes:
- a CDS encoding MFS transporter, whose product MTSQSTVDAKGPGDNGPDSPSDSAPATTGLRGRPWLTLISVAIGVMMVALDGTIVAIANPAIAKDLDASLADVQWITNAYFLALAVSLITAGKLGDRFGHRQTFLIGVVGFAAASGAIGLSSSIAFVIVFRVFQGLFGALLMPAALGLLRATFPAEKLNMAIGIWGMVIGASTAGGPILGGVLVEHVSWQSVFFINVPVGAVALVLGLLILVDHRAKNAPRSFDVLGIVLLSAAMFCLVWALIKAPTWGWGDGLTWTFIAASLLGFALFAFWETKVQEPLIPLAMFRSVPLSAGVVLMVLMAIAFLGGLFFVTFYLQNVHGMSPVDAGTHLLPLTGMMIVGSPLAGAMITKVGPRIPLAGGMACTAIAMFGMSRLDANSGSAVMSLWFALLGLGLAPVMVGATEVIVGNAPLELSGVAGGLQQAAMQIGGSLGTAVLGAVMASKVDNTFADNWADAKLPPLTPEQLDQASGAVQQGIAPVQPGTPAGIAAKITDVAHDTFISGMSLACLVAAGVAAVAVLVAFLTKRGDNAEAGAGGAHI is encoded by the coding sequence ATGACTAGTCAGTCCACCGTCGACGCGAAGGGGCCCGGCGACAACGGCCCGGACTCGCCGTCCGACTCCGCTCCCGCCACCACCGGCCTGCGCGGCCGCCCGTGGCTCACCCTGATATCCGTCGCGATCGGCGTGATGATGGTCGCCCTCGACGGCACCATCGTGGCCATCGCCAACCCCGCGATCGCCAAGGACCTCGACGCCAGCCTGGCCGACGTCCAGTGGATCACCAACGCCTACTTCCTCGCCCTCGCGGTCTCGCTGATCACCGCGGGCAAGCTCGGCGACCGGTTCGGACACCGGCAGACGTTCCTGATCGGCGTGGTCGGCTTCGCCGCCGCCTCCGGCGCGATCGGACTGTCCAGCAGCATCGCCTTCGTCATCGTCTTCCGGGTCTTCCAGGGCCTGTTCGGCGCGCTGCTGATGCCGGCCGCGCTCGGTCTGCTGCGCGCCACCTTCCCGGCCGAGAAGCTGAACATGGCCATCGGCATCTGGGGCATGGTCATCGGCGCCTCCACCGCGGGCGGCCCGATCCTCGGCGGTGTGCTGGTCGAGCACGTCAGCTGGCAGTCGGTCTTCTTCATCAACGTGCCGGTCGGCGCCGTCGCGCTCGTCCTCGGCCTGCTGATCCTCGTCGACCACCGCGCGAAGAACGCCCCGCGCTCCTTCGACGTCCTCGGCATCGTCCTGCTGTCCGCCGCGATGTTCTGCCTGGTCTGGGCGCTCATCAAGGCCCCCACCTGGGGCTGGGGCGACGGCCTGACGTGGACGTTCATCGCCGCCTCGCTGCTCGGCTTCGCCCTGTTCGCCTTCTGGGAGACCAAGGTCCAGGAGCCGCTGATCCCGCTGGCGATGTTCCGCTCGGTGCCGCTGTCGGCGGGCGTGGTGCTGATGGTGCTCATGGCCATCGCGTTCCTCGGCGGCCTGTTCTTCGTCACCTTCTATCTGCAGAACGTGCACGGCATGAGCCCGGTCGACGCCGGTACGCATCTGCTGCCGCTCACCGGAATGATGATCGTCGGCTCGCCGCTGGCCGGCGCGATGATCACCAAGGTCGGTCCGCGCATCCCGCTGGCCGGCGGCATGGCGTGCACCGCGATCGCGATGTTCGGCATGTCGCGGCTCGACGCGAACAGCGGCAGCGCCGTCATGTCGCTGTGGTTCGCCCTGCTCGGCCTGGGGCTCGCGCCGGTCATGGTCGGCGCCACCGAGGTCATCGTGGGCAACGCCCCGCTGGAGCTGTCCGGGGTGGCCGGCGGGCTCCAGCAGGCCGCGATGCAGATCGGCGGCAGCCTCGGCACCGCCGTGCTGGGCGCCGTGATGGCCTCCAAGGTCGACAACACGTTCGCGGACAACTGGGCCGACGCGAAGCTGCCGCCGCTCACGCCCGAGCAGCTCGACCAGGCGTCGGGAGCCGTGCAGCAGGGCATCGCGCCCGTGCAGCCGGGCACCCCGGCGGGGATCGCCGCGAAGATCACCGACGTCGCGCACGACACGTTCATCTCCGGGATGAGCCTGGCCTGCCTGGTCGCCGCAGGGGTCGCGGCGGTGGCGGTGCTGGTGGCGTTCCTCACGAAGCGGGGGGACAACGCGGAGGCGGGGGCGGGGGGCGCGCACATCTGA
- a CDS encoding TetR family transcriptional regulator, which yields MDTASRPGLRERKKQRTRDTLLRRGLELFTTQGYEHTTVDEIAEAVDVSQRTFFRYFAGKEDVVFFVQDVVESHFVAEIRRRPAGEPPLEALRQAVLTGWDRIGEAIEELVPVGLHLRTYQLIGETPALLAIHLRRSAEWEEQIARIIAAREDIDPDTDPRPRVAVALFGGVMRVTERMWSSGGDISVAAMRELTVRHLDAIGPALARSW from the coding sequence ATGGACACGGCATCCCGGCCCGGGCTGCGCGAACGGAAGAAGCAGCGCACCCGCGACACGCTGCTGCGCCGGGGACTGGAACTGTTCACCACCCAGGGCTACGAGCACACGACCGTCGACGAGATCGCCGAGGCCGTCGACGTCTCCCAGCGCACCTTCTTCCGCTATTTCGCGGGCAAGGAGGACGTCGTCTTCTTCGTGCAGGACGTCGTCGAGTCGCACTTCGTCGCGGAGATCCGCCGGCGCCCGGCCGGGGAGCCGCCGCTGGAGGCGCTGCGGCAGGCGGTGCTGACCGGCTGGGACCGCATCGGGGAGGCGATCGAGGAGCTCGTCCCCGTCGGACTGCATCTGCGCACGTACCAGCTGATCGGGGAGACACCGGCGCTGCTCGCGATCCATCTGCGGCGGTCGGCGGAGTGGGAGGAGCAGATCGCGCGGATCATCGCCGCCCGCGAGGACATCGATCCGGACACCGACCCCCGTCCCCGGGTCGCGGTCGCGCTCTTCGGCGGTGTGATGAGGGTCACCGAACGGATGTGGTCCAGCGGCGGAGACATCAGCGTGGCGGCGATGCGGGAGCTGACCGTGCGCCACCTCGACGCGATCGGTCCGGCGCTCGCCCGCAGTTGGTGA
- a CDS encoding alpha/beta hydrolase encodes MTSFDTSPQLNVWRASLALAVVFVMLATTGWTAVRGHRGTTALQSSRSAWEHGRLAGHRLPDPDAAPARLARFFASLDTLQRSRLVHRYPLAVGNMNGAPAGLRYEANRIALARQRDLERRRTHDVRLSAVGHQEARRLMHRFESLLRPGRQILAFDPAGSGRIAEVFGDLDRADRISLVVPGVDTDLLTFQRSDRRYTAPVGMAKSLYRAERAADSGTRTAVIAWADYTAPAGLGVEAATAMRAADGAVRLNALLRALPGRAPVALYCHSYGSVVCGVAAHRLPARVSDIAVAGSPGMRTGTAAGLGTSARVWAMRDADDWIQDVPYLEVGGLGHGADPVSRGFGARVLSARDAKGHTGYFVPGTDSLRNFAGIGVGAYDTVACAQDNDGCRAGLSGTTTAGRA; translated from the coding sequence GTGACTTCCTTCGACACCTCCCCCCAACTCAACGTCTGGCGCGCGAGCCTCGCGCTGGCCGTGGTGTTCGTGATGCTGGCGACCACCGGCTGGACCGCGGTCCGCGGCCACCGCGGCACCACGGCACTGCAGTCCTCGCGCTCCGCCTGGGAGCACGGCCGCCTGGCCGGGCACCGGCTGCCGGACCCCGACGCGGCGCCCGCGCGGCTCGCCCGGTTCTTCGCCTCCCTCGACACCCTCCAGCGCTCCCGGCTCGTCCACCGCTATCCGCTCGCGGTGGGCAACATGAACGGGGCGCCGGCCGGGCTGCGGTACGAGGCCAACCGGATCGCGCTCGCCCGTCAGCGTGACCTCGAACGGAGACGGACGCACGACGTCCGGCTGTCGGCCGTCGGCCACCAGGAGGCGCGCCGCCTCATGCACCGGTTCGAGTCGCTGCTGCGGCCCGGCCGGCAGATCCTCGCGTTCGACCCCGCGGGCTCGGGCCGGATCGCGGAGGTCTTCGGCGACCTCGACCGCGCCGACCGGATCTCCCTCGTCGTCCCCGGCGTCGACACGGATCTGCTCACCTTCCAGCGCAGCGACCGTAGATACACCGCCCCCGTCGGCATGGCGAAGTCGCTGTACCGGGCGGAGCGCGCGGCGGACAGCGGGACGCGCACGGCGGTGATCGCCTGGGCCGACTACACCGCGCCCGCCGGACTCGGCGTCGAGGCGGCCACCGCGATGCGCGCCGCGGACGGCGCGGTCCGGCTCAACGCCCTGCTGCGCGCGCTGCCCGGCCGCGCCCCCGTCGCCCTGTACTGCCACAGCTACGGCTCGGTGGTGTGCGGGGTCGCCGCCCACCGGCTGCCCGCGCGGGTCTCGGACATCGCGGTGGCCGGCAGCCCCGGCATGCGCACCGGGACCGCCGCCGGGCTCGGCACCTCGGCCCGCGTCTGGGCGATGCGGGACGCCGACGACTGGATCCAGGACGTGCCGTACCTGGAGGTCGGCGGCCTCGGCCACGGCGCCGACCCGGTCTCCCGGGGCTTCGGCGCCCGGGTGCTCTCGGCACGGGACGCCAAGGGACACACCGGGTACTTCGTCCCGGGCACCGACAGCCTGCGGAACTTCGCCGGCATCGGCGTGGGGGCGTACGACACGGTGGCGTGCGCCCAGGACAACGACGGGTGCCGGGCGGGTCTGTCCGGCACGACGACGGCCGGACGCGCGTAG
- a CDS encoding DUF4429 domain-containing protein produces the protein MGDVLAGAHATWEFESDSVRIRFERGIRTPKLFQALGAREVPLEAIAGVTLAPGRRGTVVLRVVPRPGADPLMDAAAGQLKEGCDPYRLVLPADRETLAEYYADEIRALLPDDPEQRAAPAEAYLVAPPEGPRQFKAYDGKASFDGTTVSFRWSWTGASSAKWKAGDQRYPVGSLSGVEWRSPEVLEGHLRLLPRGEAGQAAAAAQPDQDPAAVVFGLGYGPVHESLPFAAAVLAAVRATGPAPALTTAPRRDPADIADRIRHLGELHEAGLVTDEEFTAKKTELLAEL, from the coding sequence ATGGGTGACGTACTGGCCGGAGCTCACGCCACGTGGGAATTCGAGTCCGACTCCGTGCGCATCCGCTTCGAACGGGGGATCCGTACGCCGAAGCTGTTCCAGGCGCTCGGCGCGCGCGAGGTTCCCCTGGAAGCGATCGCGGGGGTGACGCTGGCACCGGGCCGGCGCGGCACGGTGGTGCTGCGCGTGGTGCCCAGGCCCGGGGCCGATCCACTGATGGACGCGGCCGCGGGCCAGCTCAAGGAGGGGTGCGACCCCTACCGCCTGGTGCTCCCCGCCGACCGCGAGACGCTCGCCGAGTACTACGCGGACGAGATACGGGCCCTGCTCCCGGACGACCCCGAGCAGCGCGCGGCACCCGCCGAGGCGTACCTCGTGGCGCCGCCGGAGGGGCCCCGGCAGTTCAAGGCGTACGACGGGAAGGCGTCGTTCGACGGGACGACGGTGTCGTTCCGCTGGTCCTGGACGGGCGCGTCCTCCGCGAAGTGGAAGGCGGGCGACCAGCGTTACCCGGTGGGCTCGCTGAGCGGGGTGGAGTGGCGCTCGCCGGAGGTGCTGGAGGGGCATCTGCGGCTGCTGCCGCGCGGGGAGGCCGGGCAGGCGGCGGCCGCGGCCCAGCCGGACCAGGACCCGGCGGCCGTCGTCTTCGGCCTGGGGTACGGCCCGGTGCACGAGTCGCTGCCGTTCGCGGCGGCGGTCCTGGCCGCGGTCCGCGCCACCGGCCCGGCGCCGGCCCTCACCACCGCTCCCCGCCGCGACCCGGCCGACATCGCCGACCGCATCCGCCACCTCGGCGAACTCCACGAGGCGGGCCTCGTGACGGACGAGGAATTCACGGCGAAGAAGACGGAGTTGCTGGCGGAGCTGTAG
- a CDS encoding MerR family transcriptional regulator, which translates to MTVMETTPATSPEADGCAAPPRSHRRPDGQDQYTISEVVAVTGLSAHTLRWYERIGLMPHVDRSHTGQRRYSNRDLDWLAFVGKLRLTGMPVADMVRYAELVREGDHTFGERHGLLESTRRDVLRRIEELRDTLAVLDHKLAFYAERAGDGGA; encoded by the coding sequence ATGACGGTGATGGAGACCACCCCTGCCACCAGCCCCGAGGCCGACGGCTGCGCCGCGCCGCCGCGCTCGCACCGGCGGCCCGACGGGCAGGACCAGTACACGATCAGCGAGGTCGTCGCCGTCACGGGGCTGTCGGCGCACACCCTGCGCTGGTACGAGCGGATCGGGCTGATGCCGCACGTGGACCGGTCGCACACCGGGCAGCGCCGGTACAGCAACCGTGACCTGGACTGGCTCGCCTTCGTCGGCAAGCTCCGGCTCACGGGGATGCCGGTGGCCGACATGGTGCGGTACGCCGAGCTCGTGCGCGAGGGCGACCACACGTTCGGGGAGCGGCACGGGTTGCTGGAGTCGACGCGGAGGGATGTGCTGAGGCGGATCGAGGAACTCCGGGACACGTTGGCTGTCCTGGACCACAAGCTGGCGTTCTACGCCGAGCGAGCCGGTGACGGGGGCGCATGA
- a CDS encoding GNAT family N-acetyltransferase: MSLVRRAAPEDAEEVLRLRQVMLDSVFPAGGEQPATDWHTESLPTLRARLADPDGGLAAFVVDHPDPRRPGMLAALVVGTLEYRIGRAGNPHGRVGHVFSVATDPGARRRGYARACMEALLDWFRERGAVQVDLNASAAAEPLYASLGFVRKPDPSMRLQL; encoded by the coding sequence ATGAGCCTCGTACGCCGTGCCGCACCCGAGGACGCGGAGGAAGTGCTGCGTCTGCGCCAGGTCATGCTCGACTCCGTGTTCCCCGCCGGTGGTGAGCAGCCCGCCACGGACTGGCACACCGAGTCCCTGCCGACCCTGCGCGCCCGTCTGGCCGACCCCGACGGCGGCCTCGCCGCGTTCGTCGTCGACCACCCGGATCCGCGGCGGCCGGGAATGCTGGCCGCCCTCGTCGTCGGAACGCTGGAGTACCGGATAGGCCGGGCGGGCAATCCGCACGGCCGGGTCGGGCACGTCTTCAGCGTGGCCACCGACCCCGGCGCGCGCCGGCGCGGATACGCGCGGGCGTGCATGGAGGCGCTCCTCGACTGGTTCCGGGAGCGGGGCGCCGTGCAGGTGGACCTGAACGCGTCGGCGGCGGCCGAGCCGCTGTACGCCTCCCTCGGTTTCGTCCGCAAGCCGGACCCGAGCATGCGCCTGCAGCTGTGA
- a CDS encoding serine hydrolase domain-containing protein — translation MSSHSSPHSSLRSLTLIDNWPVPTAAAAVVRADGTVLGTHGPAGHRFPLASVTKPLAAYAVLVAYEEGAVELDEPAGPPGATVRHLLAHTSGLAFDESRVTSAPGERRLYSNAGFEALGDHVAKAADMPFAEYARQAVLEPLGMTSTTLAGSPAKDGVSTVADLVRFVAEVQSPRLLDPRTVAEAMTVQYPGTKGVLPGYGHQNPNDWGLGFEIRDGKSPHWTGASSSPRTFGHFGQSGTFLWIDPVAGAACVALTDRAFGPWASEAWPPFTEAVLEELRG, via the coding sequence ATGTCTTCGCACAGCTCCCCGCACAGCTCTCTGCGCAGCCTGACGCTGATCGACAACTGGCCGGTGCCGACCGCGGCGGCGGCCGTCGTCCGCGCGGACGGCACCGTGCTCGGTACGCACGGCCCGGCCGGCCATCGCTTCCCGCTGGCTTCGGTGACCAAGCCGCTCGCGGCGTACGCGGTGCTCGTCGCGTACGAGGAGGGCGCGGTCGAGCTGGACGAACCGGCGGGCCCGCCCGGCGCGACCGTCCGCCACCTCCTCGCCCACACCTCGGGTCTGGCCTTCGACGAGTCGCGCGTCACGTCGGCCCCCGGGGAGCGCCGGCTGTACTCCAACGCGGGCTTCGAGGCGCTGGGCGACCACGTGGCGAAGGCGGCGGACATGCCGTTCGCGGAGTACGCGCGCCAGGCGGTCCTTGAACCGCTGGGCATGACGTCGACGACGCTGGCCGGCTCCCCCGCGAAGGACGGCGTCTCGACTGTCGCCGACCTGGTCCGCTTCGTGGCGGAGGTGCAATCGCCCCGGCTCCTGGACCCGCGCACGGTGGCGGAGGCGATGACGGTGCAGTACCCCGGCACGAAGGGGGTGCTGCCGGGGTACGGCCATCAGAACCCCAACGACTGGGGCCTGGGCTTCGAGATCCGCGACGGCAAGTCCCCGCACTGGACGGGGGCGTCCTCCTCGCCCCGTACGTTCGGCCACTTCGGCCAGTCGGGAACGTTCCTGTGGATCGACCCGGTGGCGGGCGCGGCGTGCGTGGCCCTGACGGACCGCGCGTTCGGCCCGTGGGCGAGCGAGGCGTGGCCGCCGTTCACGGAGGCGGTGCTGGAGGAACTGCGGGGCTGA
- a CDS encoding DMT family transporter, with the protein MAWVVLVVSGVLEAVWATALDKSDGLSRLVPSVFFFAGLGLSMTGLAYALRTVPVGTGYAVWVGIGAVLTATYAMVFGGESATPLKLLLLAGIVGCVAGLKIVH; encoded by the coding sequence GTGGCGTGGGTCGTGCTCGTGGTGTCCGGGGTGCTGGAGGCCGTGTGGGCCACCGCACTGGACAAGTCCGACGGGCTGAGCCGGCTGGTGCCGAGCGTCTTCTTCTTCGCGGGGCTCGGGCTGAGCATGACCGGGCTCGCGTACGCGCTGCGGACCGTGCCCGTGGGGACCGGGTACGCGGTCTGGGTCGGGATCGGGGCGGTGCTCACCGCGACGTACGCCATGGTCTTCGGCGGTGAGTCCGCCACCCCGCTCAAGCTGCTGCTCCTCGCCGGCATCGTGGGCTGCGTGGCCGGGTTGAAGATCGTGCACTGA
- a CDS encoding DUF6507 family protein, translated as MTGWDITPSGVQSILSLVGLAADDLSKDIKGYGESVEDAAMFAGTISGPYCGAAPAGPVGAAVANFVSDTQGRIRFMAARTKKTMDGTVEATTAYLEGDLAMAADAQREAAKAPTPEELQAVGQRAGDRGGE; from the coding sequence GTGACGGGCTGGGACATCACACCCAGCGGGGTGCAGTCCATTCTGTCGTTGGTGGGTCTCGCCGCCGACGACCTGAGCAAGGACATCAAGGGCTACGGCGAGAGCGTGGAGGACGCCGCCATGTTCGCGGGCACGATCAGCGGTCCGTACTGCGGCGCCGCGCCCGCCGGGCCGGTCGGAGCGGCGGTGGCGAACTTCGTCTCGGACACGCAGGGACGGATCAGGTTCATGGCGGCCCGCACCAAGAAGACGATGGACGGCACGGTGGAGGCCACCACCGCGTACCTCGAGGGCGATCTGGCCATGGCGGCCGACGCCCAGCGGGAGGCGGCCAAGGCACCCACGCCCGAGGAACTCCAGGCCGTGGGGCAGCGGGCGGGCGACAGGGGCGGGGAGTAG
- a CDS encoding DUF6177 family protein, which yields MTQDVIALTPQMPDAKALLAALHAGGPDLRVNRAAGGAVAQLCADDGQLLVSVEAPRYLQVPGETARLLGAGLPVREPVWWTEVRASSGVEAARRLAGSVAGRLAVLLGGTTWPREAGHTDVVAVPRGQGDTAGAPGRLGVLADLDASTDTALVALHDRPVLAVTTWLTEAIRAAGRSGRELCLVTSRNTRLTLPARTLLERGPARWVVLDPEHGYYDGLSGAVLHWHEGRLAPAAPAADDRPRIAEAFRPSAGPSGERQLLLSLRTVHPAREHLVLGGALEETWQLLTGAPPAGWATAEPVNAPWSPRQLTDLARTRARRSQPTWSVVVGTPDRPAIATLHIAHTRAGVEEHITLALGHTADEDPPLDRLPELAEALATHHNLATMITELRPARADLTTPAHYEPPSIPVSLTLGPDATADLGLGHAHKASPDTTPAHLGPTTRPALHYTLGDGTDPTAWQRLRRIDQHFESRDGVSAPASP from the coding sequence ATGACCCAGGACGTCATCGCCCTCACCCCCCAGATGCCGGACGCCAAGGCGCTGCTGGCCGCCCTGCATGCCGGCGGGCCCGACCTGCGGGTCAATCGCGCGGCAGGCGGGGCCGTCGCACAGCTCTGTGCCGACGACGGGCAACTGCTGGTGTCCGTCGAGGCTCCGCGCTACCTCCAGGTGCCGGGAGAGACTGCGCGGCTGCTGGGTGCCGGTCTTCCCGTCCGGGAGCCCGTCTGGTGGACGGAAGTGCGGGCGTCCTCCGGTGTCGAGGCCGCCCGGCGGCTGGCCGGTTCCGTCGCGGGCCGGCTCGCCGTCCTGCTCGGCGGCACCACCTGGCCACGGGAGGCCGGTCACACCGACGTCGTCGCCGTGCCCCGCGGACAGGGTGACACGGCGGGCGCCCCCGGCCGCCTCGGCGTGCTCGCCGATCTCGACGCGTCCACGGACACGGCCCTCGTCGCCCTCCACGACCGCCCGGTCCTGGCCGTCACCACCTGGCTGACGGAGGCGATCCGCGCCGCGGGCAGGAGCGGACGGGAGCTGTGCCTCGTCACGTCCCGGAACACACGCCTGACCCTGCCCGCCCGCACGCTGCTGGAGCGCGGCCCCGCCCGCTGGGTCGTACTGGACCCCGAGCACGGCTACTACGACGGTCTCTCCGGAGCCGTACTCCACTGGCACGAAGGGCGGTTAGCTCCCGCCGCCCCCGCCGCAGACGACCGCCCACGCATCGCCGAGGCCTTCCGCCCCTCGGCCGGGCCGAGCGGCGAACGACAGTTGTTGCTCTCCCTGCGCACCGTGCACCCGGCCCGCGAACACCTCGTCCTCGGCGGTGCGTTGGAGGAGACCTGGCAGCTCCTCACCGGCGCGCCGCCGGCCGGCTGGGCCACCGCCGAGCCCGTCAACGCCCCCTGGTCACCACGGCAACTCACCGATCTGGCACGCACCCGCGCCCGCCGGTCCCAGCCGACCTGGTCGGTCGTCGTCGGCACCCCCGACCGCCCGGCGATCGCCACGCTCCACATCGCTCACACCCGCGCGGGCGTCGAGGAACACATCACCCTCGCCCTCGGCCACACCGCCGACGAGGACCCGCCCCTCGACCGGCTGCCCGAACTGGCCGAGGCCCTGGCGACGCACCACAACCTCGCCACGATGATCACCGAACTCCGGCCGGCCCGCGCCGACCTGACCACCCCGGCCCACTACGAACCACCCTCGATCCCCGTCTCCCTCACCCTCGGCCCGGACGCGACGGCCGACCTCGGCCTCGGGCACGCCCACAAAGCCTCGCCCGACACCACCCCCGCCCACCTCGGCCCGACCACCCGCCCCGCCCTGCACTACACCCTCGGCGACGGCACCGATCCCACCGCCTGGCAGCGCCTCAGACGGATCGACCAGCACTTCGAGAGCCGCGACGGCGTCAGCGCCCCTGCCTCGCCGTAG
- a CDS encoding ATP-binding protein encodes MNHVTPDSDYRAEFAVGEHSARHLRRILRLYLTGAGLSDVADAAELALTELVANVVRHVPGRRCRMCFLLLPGGVRVEVADPYPPLPVVPAAPDVLAEGGRGLLLVAAVTDRWGVAPRPDGRGKTVWFECLLDKPDDATTARQGR; translated from the coding sequence GTGAATCACGTAACTCCTGACAGCGACTACCGCGCCGAGTTCGCCGTGGGCGAGCACTCCGCGCGGCATCTGCGGCGCATCCTGCGTCTCTACCTCACCGGCGCGGGCCTGTCCGACGTGGCCGACGCCGCCGAACTGGCTCTCACCGAGCTGGTCGCCAACGTCGTACGGCACGTGCCGGGGCGCCGCTGCCGGATGTGCTTTCTGCTGCTGCCCGGCGGGGTACGGGTGGAGGTCGCCGATCCGTACCCGCCGCTGCCCGTCGTCCCGGCGGCGCCGGACGTGCTGGCCGAGGGCGGCCGCGGGCTGCTGCTGGTGGCGGCCGTCACCGACCGGTGGGGCGTCGCGCCGCGCCCCGACGGACGCGGCAAGACGGTGTGGTTCGAGTGCCTGCTCGACAAGCCGGACGACGCAACTACGGCGAGGCAGGGGCGCTGA
- a CDS encoding helix-turn-helix domain-containing protein yields MANIQTLDPTASPLDYYGWELRRQREAHGLKQGQLGEIIFCTGSLIGQIETTKKVPTRDFSERVDAALGTDGLFSRLIGLVLRSQLPTWFQPYAEMEARATYISTYQAQLVYGLLQTEEYARAVLGVENHKQVDEMVAARMERQRVLERDQPPALWVVLSEAALLLEIGGRDVMRRQLAHLLRFQDDPWVDIQVLPFATGQHTGMMGTFNLLRFDDNPDLFYMDGYDQGHMTADPGVIKERSVGYARLQASALSPEDSARLITRVMEERYAAPDSTEQDRMA; encoded by the coding sequence GTGGCCAACATCCAGACCCTGGACCCCACCGCCTCCCCGCTCGACTACTACGGCTGGGAACTGCGCCGCCAGCGCGAGGCGCACGGCCTCAAGCAGGGCCAGCTCGGCGAGATCATCTTCTGCACGGGCTCGTTGATCGGCCAGATCGAGACGACGAAGAAGGTCCCCACGCGCGACTTCTCCGAACGCGTCGACGCCGCCCTCGGCACGGACGGCCTGTTCTCACGCCTCATCGGTCTGGTCCTACGGAGCCAACTCCCCACGTGGTTCCAGCCGTACGCGGAGATGGAGGCGAGGGCTACATATATCTCCACGTATCAGGCCCAGTTGGTGTACGGGCTCCTGCAGACGGAGGAGTACGCGCGGGCGGTTCTCGGTGTGGAGAACCACAAGCAGGTGGACGAGATGGTGGCGGCTCGGATGGAACGCCAGCGCGTGCTCGAACGCGATCAGCCGCCCGCGCTCTGGGTCGTCCTGAGCGAGGCCGCCCTGCTGCTGGAAATCGGCGGGCGTGACGTCATGCGTCGGCAACTCGCGCACCTGTTGCGCTTCCAGGACGACCCCTGGGTGGACATCCAGGTCCTCCCGTTCGCAACAGGCCAACACACGGGCATGATGGGTACGTTCAACCTGTTGAGGTTCGACGACAATCCCGACCTGTTCTACATGGACGGCTACGACCAGGGTCACATGACCGCCGATCCGGGCGTGATCAAGGAGCGCTCGGTCGGTTACGCTCGGCTGCAAGCCTCAGCCCTCTCCCCCGAGGACTCGGCGAGACTGATCACCCGCGTGATGGAGGAACGCTATGCAGCTCCGGACAGCACCGAGCAAGATCGAATGGCGTAA
- a CDS encoding DUF397 domain-containing protein, which translates to MQLRTAPSKIEWRKSSYSGSNGGDCVECTVTGGAAWRTSSYSGSNGGECVEVADGCPTGAVPVRDSKNPAGPVVTVGAGAWRAFVDGLR; encoded by the coding sequence ATGCAGCTCCGGACAGCACCGAGCAAGATCGAATGGCGTAAGTCCAGCTACAGCGGAAGCAACGGCGGCGACTGCGTCGAGTGCACCGTCACCGGCGGCGCCGCCTGGCGCACGTCCTCGTACAGCGGGAGCAACGGCGGCGAATGCGTCGAGGTCGCCGACGGTTGCCCCACCGGCGCCGTGCCCGTGCGGGACAGTAAGAACCCCGCCGGCCCCGTCGTCACCGTCGGCGCCGGCGCCTGGCGGGCGTTCGTGGATGGGCTGCGGTAG